One Malassezia restricta chromosome III, complete sequence DNA segment encodes these proteins:
- a CDS encoding putative MFS transporter, AGZA family, xanthine/uracil permease → MLRRLWERVSKVDEAIARSFVGRHFRLEGSGHPLERKGSRFSTEIRAGLVTFTAMAYILSVNSNILSASGGPCECNAESCENDPVYQSCKNDIRRAYIVATAAAACMSSGLMGFFANMPLGLAPGLGANAYFANVVSSGLVSYSQALAVVWLEGWIFVIISLLGVRQWISRLLPNSLRQSTGAGIGLYLSLIGLSSSGLNVVGQGSSSILQFAGCLPEYQDENGICTSHVLQDPKMWVGIFLGGVLITFLILYRVRGAMIIGILLVSVSSWPRGSAVTQFPYTDQGNNNWDFFKKVATWRSINPIGPQNIDWQGYDTGHAWLALIIFLYLDLLDTTGTLYAMATHAGLVDVRTGDFEGSSTAYVCDALSISMGSLLGCSPCTAFVESASGIAEGGRTGLTAVTISLMFFVSLFFAPIFSSFPPWATGSVLVIVGSMMMSTVTEVNWSYMGDALPSFLSIIGIPFFYNIGYGLIAGIISYMILNVVPWLILKATRGKVVPEGWYTEREPWGVAATASFLDISDKRLTPVQRFIVRSSMFPPWLKKLSIGQKYFWRMTPAEIEDHLEGRRVTEHYVKERERRRREEREFFRHHPPPPREPEEQPPVSVMGEAEKYEI, encoded by the coding sequence ATGCTGCGACGCCTATGGGAGAGAGTGTCTAAGGTAGATGAGGCAATAGCCCGCTCATTCGTGGGCCGACACTTTCGTCTGGAAGGGTCTGGACATCCTTTAGAGCGGAAAGGATCCAGATTTTCGACTGAAATCCGTGCGGGTCTCGTGACATTTACCGCTATGGCCTATATCCTATCCGTGAATTCCAATATCCTATCTGCGTCTGGCGGTCCTTGTGAATGTAATGCGGAATCATGCGAGAATGATCCGGTATACCAATCATGTAAGAATGACATTCGCCGAGCCTATATCGTAGCAAcagccgctgctgcgtgcATGTCGTCTGGACTCATGGGCTTTTTTGCTAATATGCCACTGGGACTCGCACCGGGGCTGGGCGCCAATGCCTATTTTGCCAATGTTGTTTCATCAGGTCTCGTGAGCTATTCACAAGCGCTTGCTGTTGTATGGCTCGAAGGATGGATCTTTGTGATCATATCTCTCCTAGGAGTACGACAATGGATCTCACGACTTCTACCCAACTCGTTGAGACAAAGCACAGGTGCAGGTATCGGGCTGTACCTCTCCCTTATTGGACTTAGCTCGAGTGGACTCAATGTCGTTGGACAAGGATCCTCCAGCATTCTCCAATTCGCCGGCTGTTTACCAGAGTACCAAGACGAGAACGGCATTTGCACATCGCATGTGTTGCAGGACCCAAAGATGTGGGTGGGCATCTTCCTGGGTGGCGTCCTGATTACCTTTCTCATCCTATACCGTGTACGAGGTGCCATGATCATCGGCATTCTACTCGTGTCCGTTTCCTCTTGGCCGCGCGGCTCAGCGGTGACGCAATTTCCTTACACAGACCAAGGCAACAACAACTGGGACTTTTTCAAAAAAGTGGCCACATGGAGGAGTATCAACCCTATTGGACCTCAGAACATCGACTGGCAGGGATACGACACAGGGCATGCGTGGCTTGCTTTGATCATTTTTCTGTATCTAGACCTGCTGGACACGACAGGTACACTATACGCCATGGCAACACATGCAGGTCTCGTGGACGTTCGCACGGGTGACTTTGAAGGCAGTTCTACGGCATATGTTTGTGATGCCCTCTCCATTTCTATGGGCAGCCTCCTGGGATGCTCACCGTGCACCGCATTCGTCGAGAGCGCGTCTGGCATTGCCGAGGGTGGTCGAACAGGTCTTACTGCTGTGACTATCTCGCTCATGTTTTTCGTGAGCCTGTTTTTCGCCCCGATTTTTTCTTCCTTCCCACCGTGGGCTACAGGCAGTGTACTGGTCATTGTTGGTTCCATGATGATGTCCACTGTGACTGAGGTGAACTGGTCGTATATGGGTGACGCGCTCCCGTCCTTCCTATCTATTATCGGCATTCCCTTTTTCTATAACATTGGGTATGGTCTTATTGCGGGCATCATCTCTTATATGATTCTCAACGTTGTACCGTGGCTGATCCTCaaagcgacgcgcggcaaaGTTGTGCCTGAGGGCTGGTACACGGAACGTGAGCCGTGGGGAGTCGCTGCCACGGCGTCCTTCCTCGACATATCAGACAAGCGTCTCACACCCGTACAGCGGTTTATCGTCCGCAGCAGCATGTTTCCCCCATGGCTCAAGAAATTATCTATCGGTCAGAAATACTTCTGGCGCATGACACCGGCCGAAATCGAGGATCACCTA